The Euwallacea similis isolate ESF13 chromosome 15, ESF131.1, whole genome shotgun sequence genome has a window encoding:
- the Cdc16 gene encoding cell division cycle protein 16 homolog isoform X1 — protein sequence MKTLDKISVLAEKYRKLVQQYINLHVYSAALFWADKAVVLTNNPKDVFWLAQCMFLQKQYQRAAFQLQSKGLDKSYLLCTYLTAKCYYEANDLNEALKVINNSELNTLLCNGTFDPSMSEVELTLFDDTPKSQAISSFLLLKGKILEAMDNRGLASDCYKQALRYDIYCFEAFDRLVKYQMLDAKEERELLQSIPIQDQCPPEEAAVMKSLYELRLKKYHTPTPHLPPPVTVMNQPVENTPGSVNSLPASPYIQLPTSISTPMIPSNVGKNDQNKMQVDTVIDAQIVAKLQCSLELLVSQAEVLYYNCDYQNCLKLTEQVLKKDPYHEGCLPIYISCMVELKQSTKLFSMAHALVDLYPNLAISWFAVGCYYYVTGKSDSARGYLAKATCIDKLFGPAWLAYGHSFASENEHDQAMAAYFKASQLMRGCHLPHLYIGLECGLTHNIWLAEKFFLQAQCIAPEDPFILHERGVISFQSQDYEKAEDYFREALVKIKRIQLGSIPTIWAPLLNNLGHVSRKLKKYKESLQFHNEALVLMSQHVPTISAIAYVHSLMENYDDAVEWFHKALSLKRDDTFSTTMLSYVLEQWAEEKVPFSDCPEGLPKFEPISRNVSMEQSGPSLESGQDMPPVGNETQNESVEMSIDM from the exons ATGAAAACTTTGGACAAAATATCTGTATTAGCAGAGAAGTATCGGAAATTGGTACAACAATATATAAACTTG caCGTTTATAGTGCTGCTCTGTTTTGGGCCGACAAGGCTGTAGTTTTGACAAATAACCCCAAAGATGTGTTCTGGCTAGCGCAATGCATGTTTTTGCAAAAGCAGTACCAAAGGGCTGCATTTCAGTTACAGTCCAAAGGCCTAGATAAA TCATACCTCCTCTGTACTTATTTGACAGCCAAATGTTATTATGAAGCAAACGATCTCAATGAAGccttaaaagtaataaataacagTGAATTAAATACTCTTCTATGTAATGGCACATTCGACCCTAGCATGTCTGAAGTCgaattaacattatttgatGACACTCCAAAATCT CAAGCAATATCTTCATTTTTGCTATTAAAGGGCAAAATATTAGAAGCAATGGATAACCGAGGTTTAGCCTCTGATTGCTATAAACAAGCCCTGCGGTATGATATTTACTGTTTTGAAGCCTTTGACCGATTAGTGAAGTACCAAATGTTAGATGCAAAAGAAG aaagaGAACTTCTCCAATCAATACCCATTCAAGATCAATGTCCTCCAGAAGAAGCAGCGGTTATGAAGAGCCTTTATGAactaagattaaaaaaataccacaCTCCAACCCCTCATTTACCTCCTCCTGTAACTGTAATGAACCAACCTGTAGAAAATACTCCTGGAAGTGTAAATTCCTTACCTGCAAGTCCTTACATTCAACTTCCCACCTCCATCAGCACTCCTATGATACCATCCAATGTTGGGAAGAATGATCAAAACAAGATGCAAGTGGACACAGTAATAGATGCACAAATTGTAGCAAAATTGCAATGCAGCTTGGAATTGTTGGTTTCCCAAGCAGAAGTCTTGTATTACAATTGTGACTATCAGAATTGCTTAAAGTTAACTGAACAGGTATTGAAAAAGGATCCATATCATGAAGGCTGTTTGCCTATTTACATATCATGTATGGTTGAATTAAAGCAAAGCACCA aaTTGTTTTCAATGGCCCATGCTTTGGTGGATTTATACCCGAATTTGGCTATTTCCTGGTTTGCAGTGGGGTGTTATTATTATGTGACAG GAAAAAGCGATTCTGCTAGAGGTTATTTAGCAAAAGCCACCTGTATAGACAAATTGTTTGGTCCTGCATGGTTGGCCTATGGACATTCGTTTGCAAGTGAAAATGAACATGATCAGGCAATGGCTGCTTATTTTAAGGCATCTCAACTGATGAGGGG ATGTCATTTACCTCATCTCTATATTGGCCTAGAATGCGGTTTAACTCACAACATATGGCTAGCTGAAAAATTCTTCCTTCAAGCCCAATGCATTGCTCCAGAAGACCCATTTATCCTCCATGAACGAGGAGTAATTTCCTTCCAAAGTCAAGA TTATGAAAAAGCCGAAGATTATTTCAGGGAAGCATTGGTCAAAATTAAGAGAATTCAACTGGGTTCTATCCCGACAATTTGGGCTCCTTTGTTGAACAATTTAGGTCATGTAAgcagaaagttaaaaaagtacAAGGAATCTCTTCAGTTTCACAACGAGGCTTTGGTGTTGATGTCTCAGCATGTCCCCACGATTTCTGCCATTGCTTATGTGCACTCTTTAATGGAAAACTATGATGATGCCGTGGAATGGTTCCATAAAGCTTTAAGTTTAAAGAGGGATGATACTTTTAGTACCACTATGCTCAGTTATGTGTTGGAGCAATGGGCGGAAGAAAAAGTGCCTTTTTCGG ATTGTCCAGAGGGTTTACCTAAATTCGAACCAATATCTCGTAATGTCTCAATGGAGCAAAGCGGGCCTTCCTTGGAATCCGGCCAAGATATGCCGCCGGTAGGGAACGAAACCCAGAATGAAAGCGTCGAGATGAGTATAGACATGTAG
- the Cdc16 gene encoding cell division cycle protein 16 homolog isoform X2, giving the protein MKTLDKISVLAEKYRKLVQQYINLHVYSAALFWADKAVVLTNNPKDVFWLAQCMFLQKQYQRAAFQLQSKGLDKQAISSFLLLKGKILEAMDNRGLASDCYKQALRYDIYCFEAFDRLVKYQMLDAKEERELLQSIPIQDQCPPEEAAVMKSLYELRLKKYHTPTPHLPPPVTVMNQPVENTPGSVNSLPASPYIQLPTSISTPMIPSNVGKNDQNKMQVDTVIDAQIVAKLQCSLELLVSQAEVLYYNCDYQNCLKLTEQVLKKDPYHEGCLPIYISCMVELKQSTKLFSMAHALVDLYPNLAISWFAVGCYYYVTGKSDSARGYLAKATCIDKLFGPAWLAYGHSFASENEHDQAMAAYFKASQLMRGCHLPHLYIGLECGLTHNIWLAEKFFLQAQCIAPEDPFILHERGVISFQSQDYEKAEDYFREALVKIKRIQLGSIPTIWAPLLNNLGHVSRKLKKYKESLQFHNEALVLMSQHVPTISAIAYVHSLMENYDDAVEWFHKALSLKRDDTFSTTMLSYVLEQWAEEKVPFSDCPEGLPKFEPISRNVSMEQSGPSLESGQDMPPVGNETQNESVEMSIDM; this is encoded by the exons ATGAAAACTTTGGACAAAATATCTGTATTAGCAGAGAAGTATCGGAAATTGGTACAACAATATATAAACTTG caCGTTTATAGTGCTGCTCTGTTTTGGGCCGACAAGGCTGTAGTTTTGACAAATAACCCCAAAGATGTGTTCTGGCTAGCGCAATGCATGTTTTTGCAAAAGCAGTACCAAAGGGCTGCATTTCAGTTACAGTCCAAAGGCCTAGATAAA CAAGCAATATCTTCATTTTTGCTATTAAAGGGCAAAATATTAGAAGCAATGGATAACCGAGGTTTAGCCTCTGATTGCTATAAACAAGCCCTGCGGTATGATATTTACTGTTTTGAAGCCTTTGACCGATTAGTGAAGTACCAAATGTTAGATGCAAAAGAAG aaagaGAACTTCTCCAATCAATACCCATTCAAGATCAATGTCCTCCAGAAGAAGCAGCGGTTATGAAGAGCCTTTATGAactaagattaaaaaaataccacaCTCCAACCCCTCATTTACCTCCTCCTGTAACTGTAATGAACCAACCTGTAGAAAATACTCCTGGAAGTGTAAATTCCTTACCTGCAAGTCCTTACATTCAACTTCCCACCTCCATCAGCACTCCTATGATACCATCCAATGTTGGGAAGAATGATCAAAACAAGATGCAAGTGGACACAGTAATAGATGCACAAATTGTAGCAAAATTGCAATGCAGCTTGGAATTGTTGGTTTCCCAAGCAGAAGTCTTGTATTACAATTGTGACTATCAGAATTGCTTAAAGTTAACTGAACAGGTATTGAAAAAGGATCCATATCATGAAGGCTGTTTGCCTATTTACATATCATGTATGGTTGAATTAAAGCAAAGCACCA aaTTGTTTTCAATGGCCCATGCTTTGGTGGATTTATACCCGAATTTGGCTATTTCCTGGTTTGCAGTGGGGTGTTATTATTATGTGACAG GAAAAAGCGATTCTGCTAGAGGTTATTTAGCAAAAGCCACCTGTATAGACAAATTGTTTGGTCCTGCATGGTTGGCCTATGGACATTCGTTTGCAAGTGAAAATGAACATGATCAGGCAATGGCTGCTTATTTTAAGGCATCTCAACTGATGAGGGG ATGTCATTTACCTCATCTCTATATTGGCCTAGAATGCGGTTTAACTCACAACATATGGCTAGCTGAAAAATTCTTCCTTCAAGCCCAATGCATTGCTCCAGAAGACCCATTTATCCTCCATGAACGAGGAGTAATTTCCTTCCAAAGTCAAGA TTATGAAAAAGCCGAAGATTATTTCAGGGAAGCATTGGTCAAAATTAAGAGAATTCAACTGGGTTCTATCCCGACAATTTGGGCTCCTTTGTTGAACAATTTAGGTCATGTAAgcagaaagttaaaaaagtacAAGGAATCTCTTCAGTTTCACAACGAGGCTTTGGTGTTGATGTCTCAGCATGTCCCCACGATTTCTGCCATTGCTTATGTGCACTCTTTAATGGAAAACTATGATGATGCCGTGGAATGGTTCCATAAAGCTTTAAGTTTAAAGAGGGATGATACTTTTAGTACCACTATGCTCAGTTATGTGTTGGAGCAATGGGCGGAAGAAAAAGTGCCTTTTTCGG ATTGTCCAGAGGGTTTACCTAAATTCGAACCAATATCTCGTAATGTCTCAATGGAGCAAAGCGGGCCTTCCTTGGAATCCGGCCAAGATATGCCGCCGGTAGGGAACGAAACCCAGAATGAAAGCGTCGAGATGAGTATAGACATGTAG
- the qm gene encoding terpene synthase, which translates to MTNKENIQKIPYSHTNEKEQDEQLLEPFNYMLQVPGKNIRAKLARAFNLWLQIPEEKLTIITDIVQILHNSSLLLDDIQDNSILRRGIPVAHSIYGIASTINAANYASFIAIERVLQLDHPDAVSIVLEQVLELYRGQGMEIYWRDNFTCPSEEEYKKMVIRKTGGLFMLAIRLMQLFSNNKGDFTKITAILGLYFQIRDDFINLTSRDYMLHKSYCEDLTEGKFSFPVLHAIHSHPEDNQIMHILRQRTKDVEVKKYCVALLEKYGSFDYTRKVLKDLEMDAKQEIDKLGPNHFMEEFISSLSKIN; encoded by the exons atGACAAACaaggaaaatatacaaaaaattccCTACAGCCACACTAACGAAAAGGAGCAAGATGag CAATTACTAGAGCCCTTCAACTACATGTTACAAGTTCCTGGCAAAAACATTCGAGCTAAACTAGCGAGGGCGTTTAATTTATGGCTTCAAATTCCTGAAGAAAAATTGACCATTATTACAGATATTGTACAAATTTTGCACAATTCTAGTCTTTT ATTAGACGACATCCAGGATAACTCAATCCTTAGAAGGGGAATACCTGTTGCTCATTCGATTTATGGTATTGCTAGCACAATAAATGCTGCCAACTATGCTTCTTTTATTGCGATCGAGCGAGTTTTGCAACTCGACCATCCAGAC gCAGTTTCAATCGTTTTGGAACAAGTATTAGAGCTGTATCGCGGTCAGGGGATGGAAATATATTGGAGAGATAACTTTACATGTCCCTCAGAagaagaatataaaaaaatggtcatAAGAA AGACTGGAGGTTTGTTTATGCTGGCCATAAGACTCATGCAACTGTTTAGTAATAATAAGGGCGACTTTACCAAAATAACCGCAATTTTGGGactctattttcaaattagggacgactttattaatttaacttcTAGAGAT TATATGCTGCACAAGAGTTATTGTGAAGACTTAACAGAAGGAAAGTTTAGTTTCCCAGTTCTACACGCCATTCACAGCCATCCAGAGGATAACCAAATAATGC ATATTTTGAGACAACGCACCAAAGATGTTGAGGTTAAAAAATACTGTGTAGCTTTATTGGAGAAATATGGAAGTTTCGACTATACTCGAAAAGTCCTAAAAGACCTAGAAATGGATgcaaaacaagaaattgacAAACTGGGCCCTAATCATTTCATGGAAGAATTCATCAGTTCTCTGTCCAAGATAAACTAG
- the Cad96Ca gene encoding tyrosine kinase receptor Cad96Ca, translated as MHWILWIGLLSFGYLMGKGGCQISENTPPSMYLDRNWQIPDNEPIGSKVVQVHGSDYDNDNLTYGLQAMQFFGSDKPPDPLPFRIDPHLGTVYLNDSLQGKGGTDLHLYVTLSDGQLEAKNEVYVNILNSSVPYKPPLSGPPFPGGPFNPFGKFNPRPPDSPSKTPYNLPSNLGSFNNPPANIANNPPPMPTRPHFRPRNNSLEVTALRPVKNQTGRENVDEKKKQVDEKIEVATKKHLLDVTNGNELDALDYPVKSPEVASTIVSIISICAVFLTVAIIAVIFRKKIYFKKKEKSDDIRKSPALREESSINLHEWRGPRAYSNRYEPWQREGAPPENSSDSQIQSSEDKNDSWEFPRHRLKFFSILGEGAFGQVWKCEAMDLEGKESGLTIVAVKTLKENANEKEKSDLISELHVMKMLEPHPNVVKLLGCCTDKEPIFLIMEYISQGKLQSYLRDSRAERYYNNMHGKSKTLTSRDLTSFCHQVAKGMDFLSSNGIIHRDLAARNILITDEHVCKVADFGFARDVITSHVYERKSEGRLPIRWMAPESLYDNIFSVKSDVWSFGVLMWEVVTLGSTPYPGLSAAEVMRKVRDGYRLDKPEHCRREIYNIMYYCWDKDPNMRPSFSECVSLLENLIMTETDYIELERFPDHSYYNVMSLSGEKL; from the exons ATGCACTGGATACTATGGATTGGGCTACTTTCTTTTGGGTACCTAATGGGGAAAG GTGGCTGCCAAATATCCGAAAACACCCCACCATCAATGTATCTGGATCGGAACTGGCAGATACCCGATAACGAGCCCATTGGAAGCAAAGTGGTACAAGTCCATGGAAGCGATTATGATAATGATAATCTTACGTATGGACTGCAAGCCATGCAGTTCTTTGGATCAGACAAACCTCCTGATCCTCTACCATTTAGAATAGATCCGCATTTGGGGACTGTTTATTTGAACGATTCTTTACAGGGAAAG GGTGGCACCGACCTGCACCTCTATGTCACTCTCAGCGACGGTCAACTGGAAGCCAAAAACGAAGTCTACGTCAACATCCTCAACTCCTCCGTTCCTTACAAACCCCCCCTATCCGGGCCTCCCTTTCCAGGAGGCCCTTTCAATCCATTCGGCAAATTCAACCCTCGCCCTCCCGACTCACCTTCAAAAACCCCTTACAATCTGCCGTCCAACTTGGGAAGCTTCAATAATCCCCCTGCCAACATAGCAAATAACCCTCCTCCCATGCCCACAAGACCTCATTTCAGACCTCGGAATAACAGTCTTGAGGTCACTGCTTTGAGACCTGTTAAAAATCAGACTGGAAGAGAAAACGTGGACGAGAAGAAGAAGCAAGTTGATGAGAAGATTGAAGTAGCAACTAAGAAG cATTTGCTGGATGTCACTAATGGGAATGAGCTGGATGCTCTAGATTATCCTGTGAAGTCTCCGGAAGTGGCCAGTACTATAGTTTCAATCATATCAATTTGCGCAGTGTTCCTTACAGTGGCGATTATAGCTGTGATTTTCAGgaagaaaatttactttaaaaagaaGGAGAAGAGCGATGATATT agaaaatctCCAGCCTTGAGGGAGGAAAGCAGCATAAACTTGCACGAATGGAGAGGGCCTAGGGCGTATAGTAATAGATATGAGCCTTGGCAGAGAGAGGGGGCTCCTCCAGAG AACTCTAGCGACTCCCAAATTCAGTCCTCAGAGGACAAAAACGATTCCTGGGAGTTTCCAAGGCACCGTCTTAAATTCTTCAGCATCCTCGGAGAGGGAGCTTTTGGCCAAGTCTGGAAATGCGAAGCAATGGATTTGGAAGGCAAAGAGTCTGGTCTGACAATAGTAGCTGTGAAAACTCTCAAGGAAAACGCCAACGAGAAAGAGAAAAGCGACCTCATTTCCGAGTTACATGTGATGAAGATGCTAGAACCTCATCCCAATGTGGTCAAACTGTTGGGTTGCTGCACAGACAAAGAGCCCATTTTCCTTATTATGGAATATATTTCTCAGGGGAAGTTGCAGAGCTATTTGAGGGATTCTAGGGCTGAAAGGTACTATAATAACATGCATGGGAAAAGCAAGACTTTGACTTCAAGGGACTTGACGTCATTTTGTCATCAAGTGGCGAAGGGGATGGATTTTCTATCCTCCAATGGG ATAATTCATCGAGATTTGGCAGCCCGCAACATCCTCATCACAGATGAACATGTGTGCAAAGTTGCAGACTTTGGATTCGCTCGCGATGTTATCACTTCACATGTTTATGAGCGAAAGAGTGAAG gtCGTCTGCCCATAAGGTGGATGGCTCCAGAATCTCTATATGACAACATATTCTCAGTCAAATCCGACGTATGGAGTTTTGGAGTCTTAATGTGGGAAGTGGTCACTTTGGGCAGTACTCCATATCCAGGATTATCAGCAGCTGAAGTCATGAGAAAAGTTAGAGATGGTTACAGACTAGACAAACCAGAGCACTGTAGAAGGGAAATCTACAATATCATGTACTATTGTTGGGACAAAGACCCCAATATGAGGCCTTCATTTTCAGAGTGTGTGTCTCTTTTGGAGAATCTGATAATGACTGAGACTGACTATATCGAATTGGAGCGGTTTCCGGATCACTCTTACTACAATGTGATGAGTTTGAGTGGTGAAAAACTGTGA
- the beta'COP gene encoding coatomer subunit beta', with amino-acid sequence MPLRLDIKRKLTARSDRVKCVDLHPTEPWMLCSLYSGIVNVFNLENQQLLKTFEVCDLPVRAAKFVPRKNWIVTGSDDMQLRVFNYNTLERVHKFEAHSDYLRCIVIHPTQPFVLTSSDDMFIKLWNWDKAWVCQQVFEGHSHYIMQIAINPKDNNTFASASLDRTLKVWQLGSPTANFTLEGHEKGVNCVDYYHGGDKPYLISGADDRLVKIWDYQNKTCVQTLEGHGDNVTAVCFHPELPVVLTGSEDGTVRVWHANTHRLESSLNYGFERVWAINCLKGSNNVAVGYDEGSIMVKVGREEPAVSMDVNGGKIIWARHCELQQANLKALSEGAEIRDGEKLPVAVKDMGACEIYPQSIQHNPNGRFVVVCGDGEYIIYTAMALRNKAFGSAQEFVWAQDSSEYAIRESASTIRIFKNFKEKKQFKPESSTDGIFGGYLLGVKSVAGLSFYDWDSLELVRRIEIQPKAVYWADSGSLVCLATEDSYYILSFDVDQVQKARENNEVAEDGVESAFDVLGEINESVRTGLWVGDCFIYTNAVNRINYFVGGELVTIAHLDRPLYVLGYVPKDDRLYLADKELGVVSYLLLLSVLEYQTAVMRKDFATADRVLPSIPKEHRTRVAHFLEKQGFKQQALAVSSDPEHKFELAIALEDLNTARALAIEANSPQKWSQLGELAASTNNLQLAKECMQKAQNYGDLLLLATSSGDQNLVQYLAETTQQEEKFNLSFLSYLLVGDLEKCLNILIENGRLPEAAFFARSYLPDKISEVVDLWKEKLAQTNEKAAQSLADPKQYENLFPGLAEAVAAQKVFERRNTLIPAAQATTATPNHERNIIAECQSSDSGLTASSSTFKASIAPSELQTQSR; translated from the exons ATG CCTCTCAGATTAGATATAAAGCGCAAGCTAACCGCTCGCTCTGACAGAGTGAAATGTGTAGATTTGCACCCCACAGAGCCCTGGATGCTTTGCTCATTATACAGTGGGATAGTAAATGTTTTCAACCTCGAAAACCAGCAGTTGCTTAAAACTTTTGAAGTCTGTGATCTTCCTGTTAGAGCTGCCAAATTTGTTCCGAGAAAGAATTGGATTGTAACTGGTTCTGATGATATGCAGTTGAGagttttcaattataataCGTTAGAGAGGGTGCACAAATTTGAGGCTCATTCAGATTATTTGAGATGCATTGTTATACATCCTACTCAACCATTTGTTTTAACCAGCAGTG ATGATATGTTCATCAAATTATGGAACTGGGACAAAGCCTGGGTATGCCAACAAGTGTTTGAAGGACACTCTCACTACATAATGCAAATTGCAATTAACCCCAAGGACAATAATACATTTGCCAGTGCTTCTTTAGATAGAACATTGAAAGTATGGCAATTag GCTCTCCAACTGCCAATTTTACGTTGGAAGGGCATGAAAAAGGTGTCAACTGTGTTGATTATTACCATGGTGGTGATAAACCATATCTGATTTCTGGAGCTGATGATAGACTTGTAAAAATATGGGATTACCAGAATAAGACTTGTGTGCAAACACTGGAGGGACATGGGGATAATGTTACAGCTGTGTGTTTCCATCCAGAACTACCAGTTGTGTTAACAG GAAGTGAAGATGGAACCGTTAGAGTTTGGCATGCAAATACTCATCGTCTGGAGAGCAGTCTCAATTATGGATTTGAGAGAGTGTGGGCCATAAATTGCCTTAAAGGTTCAAATAATGTGGCAGTAGGATATGATGAAG GGAGCATTATGGTAAAAGTGGGTAGGGAAGAGCCTGCAGTCAGCATGGACGTTAATGgaggaaaaattatatggGCTCGTCACTGCGAACTTCAACAGGCCAATCTTAAGGCCCTATCTGAGG GTGCAGAAATTAGAGATGGAGAGAAACTTCCTGTAGCAGTTAAAGATATGGGCGCGTGCGAAATATATCCCCAATCTATCCAACACAACCCAAATGGAAGGTTTGTAGTTGTATGTGGAGATGGAGAATATATCATTTACACTGCCATGGCTCTGAGAAACAAGGCCTTTGGAAGTGCACAGGAGTTTGTTTGGGCTCAAGATTCCAGTGAATATGCAATAAGAGAGTCAG CCTCTACAATAAGAATATtcaaaaacttcaaagaaaagaaacagtTTAAGCCCGAATCATCGACAGACGGGATTTTCGGTGGTTATCTCTTAGGCGTAAAGTCGGTGGCCGGGCTCAGTTTCTATGACTGGGATTCATTGGAGTTGGTGAGAAGAATCGAGATTCAACCCAAGGCTGTTTATTGGGCTGacag TGGCAGTTTGGTATGTCTAGCTACTGAAGACAGCTACTATATTCTTTCTTTTGATGTGGACCAAGTTCAGAAAGCGCgagaaaataatgaagttgccGAGGACGGTGTCGAGTCCGCCTTTGATGTTTTGGGAGAG atAAACGAAAGCGTCCGTACGGGATTGTGGGTAGGCGACTGTTTCATCTACACGAACGCTGTAAATCGAATAAACTACTTCGTGGGGGGTGAACTGGTAACCATTGCTCACTTGGACCGACCGCTCTATGTCTTGGGCTACGTTCCCAAAGATGATCGCTTATACCTGGCAGATAAAGAATTGGGGGTTGTCAGTTATCTGTTGTTGCTTTCG GTTCTTGAATACCAAACTGCTGTTATGCGCAAAGACTTTGCGACAGCTGATCGAGTGTTGCCGTCTATTCCTAAAGAGCACCGGACTAGAGTGGCCCATTTCCTGGAGAAGCAGGGCTTCAAGCAGCAAGCTTTGGCCGTTTCCAGCGATCCAGAACACAAATTCGAGCTGGCCATAGCTTTGGAGGACTTGAACACTGCTAGAGCTTTGGCGATCGAGGCGAATAGCCCACAGAAATGGAGTCAGCTGGGAGAGTTAGCCGCCAGCACGAATAATCTGCAGTTAG CCAAGGAGTGTATGCAAAAAGCCCAAAATTATGGAGATTTGCTCCTGTTAGCCACCAGTTCCGGAGACCAAAATTTAGTACAGTATTTAGCGGAAACTACAcaacaagaagaaaaattcaacttatcatttttatcttatttgtTAGTCGGCGATTTGGAGAAatgtttgaacattttaatagaaaatggTCGTTTGCCTGAAGCAGCCTTTTTCGCCCG GTCGTATTTACCAGACAAAATCTCAGAAGTTGTGGATTTGTGGAAAGAAAAATTGGCACAAACCAACGAAAAAGCAGCACAAAGTTTGGCGGATCCGAAACAGTATGAAAACTTATTCCCAG GCCTAGCTGAAGCTGTGGCAGCTCAGAAGGTATTTGAAAGGCGAAACACGTTGATTCCAGCAGCTCAAGCTACCACTGCGACTCCAAATCATGAAAGGAATATTATAGCAGAATGTCAAAGCTCTGATTCGGGTCTAACTGCTTCGAGCAGTACATTTAAAGCTTCCATTGCTCCCAGTGAACTTCAAACTCAGAGTAGGTAG